In a genomic window of Cumulibacter manganitolerans:
- a CDS encoding DUF5671 domain-containing protein, translating into MISGILLLALLAGVAVTLASAAHRGAHLRVDVHTLRRLFQYAVLFALVVIVTVGVTGLVTRFVGKPAFGEDADALLARSLAFALVGAPLAALLAWWSRRRQLADGSETRSGVFAAYLTVAALTGATAAAFNLQSVGGAAADGRVDGGAVAAVLAWGAVWLGHWALATRMLDGDRAVPHLLLGSLIGLILGAGGLISTLGSSLEIFVHSGSGSGRPTAPGAGLGLLVGGALIWVRYWATTAIRLPRSNLWFGIVLPVGVGGGLVLSLVGASRLIWTVLVWLVGKPAEGSATVHFGGIGRDVAVLLVGLLMWWYHRAVLGPHHERRSEVQRVYEYLMAGLGLIAAAVGAGTALVGFIEAVTPGVDVGMSVVNTVLAAVTLLIVGAPVWWVFWSRIRRAADLDRAGEVTSPTRRTYLILLFGVAGVAAVIALIAVAWTFFQDVVAGRLSGVTIRQMRYGLGTLLGTAAVSGYHWSILHHDRGAAAPRRVRGPRSVVLVGPADAAVEDAVRRATGARVESWSPLDTSTGAGAWDAEVLVELLSGHPDEDLLVLSDDGVPRVVAVSRSGRPAPPAPTHGHLGDDASVV; encoded by the coding sequence ATGATCAGCGGAATCCTGCTCCTGGCCCTGCTGGCCGGCGTCGCGGTCACCCTCGCCTCGGCGGCGCACCGGGGAGCGCATCTGCGGGTCGACGTGCACACGCTGCGCCGGCTCTTCCAGTACGCCGTCCTCTTCGCCCTCGTCGTGATCGTCACGGTCGGTGTCACGGGCCTGGTCACCCGGTTCGTCGGGAAGCCGGCGTTCGGCGAGGACGCCGACGCGCTGCTCGCCCGCAGCCTCGCGTTCGCCCTGGTGGGAGCGCCCCTGGCAGCGCTCCTCGCCTGGTGGTCCCGGCGGCGTCAGCTCGCCGACGGCTCCGAGACGCGGTCCGGCGTCTTCGCCGCCTACCTCACCGTCGCCGCCCTCACTGGAGCGACGGCTGCCGCCTTCAACCTGCAGAGCGTGGGAGGCGCCGCCGCAGACGGCCGCGTGGACGGCGGCGCGGTCGCCGCAGTCCTCGCCTGGGGCGCCGTGTGGCTCGGGCACTGGGCACTGGCCACCCGGATGCTCGACGGAGATCGCGCCGTCCCCCACCTCCTGCTCGGTTCGCTGATCGGACTGATCCTGGGCGCCGGCGGCCTGATCTCGACGTTGGGCAGCTCGCTGGAGATCTTCGTGCACAGCGGCTCAGGATCGGGTCGGCCGACCGCGCCGGGCGCCGGCCTCGGCCTGCTCGTCGGGGGCGCGCTCATCTGGGTGCGCTACTGGGCGACGACAGCAATCCGGCTGCCCCGCAGCAACCTGTGGTTCGGCATCGTGCTGCCGGTCGGCGTCGGCGGCGGTCTGGTGCTCAGCCTCGTCGGGGCGAGCCGCCTGATCTGGACGGTGCTGGTCTGGCTCGTCGGCAAGCCCGCCGAAGGCTCCGCCACGGTGCACTTCGGCGGCATCGGCCGCGACGTAGCCGTGCTCCTGGTGGGCCTGCTGATGTGGTGGTACCACCGCGCCGTCCTGGGCCCGCACCACGAGCGGCGCTCCGAGGTCCAGCGGGTCTACGAATACCTGATGGCCGGTCTCGGCCTCATCGCCGCGGCTGTCGGAGCCGGCACCGCGCTGGTCGGGTTCATCGAGGCGGTGACCCCCGGCGTGGACGTCGGCATGTCGGTCGTGAACACCGTGCTCGCGGCCGTGACACTGCTGATCGTCGGAGCACCCGTGTGGTGGGTCTTCTGGAGCCGCATCCGCCGGGCGGCCGACCTCGACCGCGCCGGCGAAGTCACGTCCCCGACCCGAAGGACCTACCTCATCCTGCTGTTCGGCGTCGCCGGCGTCGCGGCCGTCATCGCCCTCATCGCCGTGGCCTGGACCTTCTTCCAGGACGTCGTGGCGGGCCGCCTCAGCGGGGTGACGATCCGCCAGATGCGCTACGGGCTGGGCACCCTGCTGGGCACGGCGGCCGTCTCCGGCTACCACTGGTCGATCCTGCACCACGACCGCGGGGCCGCGGCCCCGCGACGCGTCCGCGGCCCCCGGTCCGTCGTCCTGGTCGGTCCCGCCGACGCCGCGGTCGAGGACGCCGTCCGGCGGGCCACCGGCGCACGCGTCGAGTCGTGGAGCCCGCTCGACACCTCGACCGGCGCGGGCGCCTGGGACGCCGAAGTCCTCGTCGAGCTGCTTTCCGGGCATCCCGACGAGGACCTGCTCGTGCTGTCCGATGACGGCGTCCCGCGCGTCGTTGCCGTGAGTCGGAGCGGGCGTCCTGCTCCACCCGCCCCGACGCACGGCCACCTCGGCGATGACGCCTCGGTGGTCTAG
- a CDS encoding DUF3618 domain-containing protein: MAENRDPDQIRREIEMTRRDLSNNVNALGQTVDPSNVVERQKREMRERVRSVKENIMGSASDASSTAGSAVDQAKQTAGDMPNQIKRQTRGNPLAAGMIALGAGWLVGSLFPASRAERQAATTVQEKAQPLVEDVKAQAQEVGQKLKDPAQDAVQQVKSEAQDAVSNVKQEGQSAADNVKESAADSKDAVQDHAQQLRS; the protein is encoded by the coding sequence ATGGCTGAGAACCGAGACCCCGACCAGATCCGCCGCGAGATCGAGATGACCCGGCGCGATCTGAGCAACAACGTGAACGCCCTCGGGCAGACCGTCGACCCGTCGAACGTCGTCGAGCGGCAGAAGCGAGAGATGCGCGAGCGCGTCCGATCGGTGAAGGAGAACATCATGGGCAGCGCGTCGGACGCGTCATCGACGGCCGGATCGGCGGTCGACCAGGCGAAGCAGACGGCCGGCGACATGCCGAACCAGATCAAGCGGCAGACGCGCGGGAACCCGCTCGCGGCCGGGATGATCGCGCTGGGTGCCGGCTGGCTCGTCGGGTCGCTGTTCCCGGCGTCTCGGGCGGAGCGCCAGGCGGCGACCACCGTCCAGGAGAAGGCGCAGCCGCTCGTCGAGGACGTCAAGGCGCAGGCGCAGGAGGTCGGCCAGAAGCTCAAGGATCCCGCGCAGGACGCCGTGCAGCAGGTGAAGTCCGAGGCGCAGGACGCCGTGAGCAACGTGAAGCAGGAAGGCCAGTCGGCTGCCGACAACGTGAAGGAGTCGGCGGCGGACAGCAAGGACGCTGTGCAGGACCACGCCCAGCAGCTGCGGAGCTAG
- a CDS encoding phage holin family protein, with product MTTARDPHSVPLSDPTGLSAGASRIDRADRADDLGQPLSDIGRIVGNITEDLSALVRQETELAKAEIKQSASRAGKGAGLFAGGGVAAHMALLFLSIALWWGIANLIESFGWAALIVGVLWAIAAAVMAAMGRKEMTKIRGLQRTTETAARIPDALKGNETTHG from the coding sequence ATGACCACCGCTCGCGACCCACACAGCGTTCCGCTCTCGGATCCCACCGGGTTGTCCGCCGGCGCGTCGCGGATCGATCGCGCCGACCGGGCGGACGATCTGGGACAGCCGCTGAGCGACATCGGCCGGATCGTCGGCAACATCACCGAGGACCTCTCGGCGCTGGTCCGGCAGGAGACCGAGCTGGCGAAGGCGGAGATCAAGCAGTCCGCCTCGCGCGCCGGCAAGGGGGCGGGGCTGTTCGCCGGAGGCGGTGTCGCCGCGCACATGGCGCTGCTGTTCCTGTCGATCGCGCTGTGGTGGGGAATCGCCAACCTGATCGAGAGCTTCGGGTGGGCGGCCCTCATCGTGGGCGTGCTGTGGGCGATCGCGGCAGCAGTGATGGCGGCCATGGGCCGCAAGGAGATGACCAAGATCCGCGGCCTGCAACGGACCACCGAGACCGCCGCCAGGATCCCCGATGCACTGAAGGGAAATGAGACGACCCATGGCTGA
- a CDS encoding ATP synthase subunit B family protein, whose protein sequence is MTQGSQFQHPPQGGTDTAPSGTTQGQAQEVAEHTKQEAASVAQDAKHEGQQVAQTAKQEAKHVADTAGTHAKRLMDQAKTELDGHASGQQQRLAGEIRNLADELHKMVRSNDGSGPVHAFAGQAASKAGEVAQWLEQREPGDVLNEVRRFAARKPGVFLAIAAGAGLLAGRLTRGLTADEPGSGGAGAGAALEPDNMGAAYIPGYGVGAPATPLASDPEVTEYVPPAGVETGPAGYATGTTEYENLPAHPMSQQPGSGQWSATGAGPDPLVEPVLDPEGPYGDRGPR, encoded by the coding sequence ATGACACAGGGTTCCCAGTTCCAGCATCCGCCACAGGGCGGTACCGATACGGCTCCCAGCGGCACCACGCAGGGTCAGGCCCAGGAGGTGGCCGAGCACACGAAGCAGGAGGCCGCCTCCGTCGCGCAGGACGCCAAGCACGAGGGCCAGCAGGTGGCGCAGACCGCCAAGCAGGAGGCCAAGCACGTCGCCGACACCGCCGGCACCCACGCCAAGCGGTTGATGGATCAGGCGAAGACCGAGCTGGATGGTCATGCCAGTGGTCAGCAGCAGCGCCTCGCGGGAGAGATCCGCAACCTGGCCGACGAGCTGCACAAGATGGTGCGCTCCAACGACGGGTCCGGTCCGGTGCACGCGTTCGCGGGCCAGGCTGCCAGCAAGGCCGGTGAGGTCGCGCAGTGGCTCGAGCAGCGTGAGCCGGGTGACGTCCTCAACGAGGTACGCCGGTTCGCCGCGCGCAAGCCGGGCGTCTTCCTGGCCATCGCGGCCGGCGCGGGCCTGCTCGCGGGCCGGCTGACGCGCGGGCTCACGGCGGACGAGCCGGGCAGCGGCGGTGCCGGTGCCGGTGCGGCGCTGGAGCCGGACAACATGGGCGCGGCGTACATCCCCGGCTACGGGGTGGGCGCGCCCGCCACGCCGCTGGCCAGCGACCCCGAGGTGACGGAGTACGTGCCCCCGGCCGGTGTGGAGACCGGGCCCGCAGGCTACGCGACCGGCACGACGGAGTACGAGAACCTGCCGGCGCACCCGATGAGCCAGCAGCCCGGTTCGGGGCAGTGGAGCGCGACGGGGGCCGGTCCGGACCCGCTCGTGGAACCGGTGCTCGACCCGGAGGGCCCGTACGGCGATCGGGGTCCTCGATGA
- a CDS encoding enoyl-CoA hydratase/isomerase family protein: MSFEDYQQLTFDRRDNGVLLITIDRPEKYNAADEGMHTELATVWQDVARDPSVRVAVITGAGKAFSAGGDLAMVERMAGDYDRVSHMLAEMSDLVYNIINCPKPIVSAINGVAVGAGTVAALLADVAIAAEDARIGDGHVKLGVAAGDHAAIIWPLLAGIARAKYYLMTGEMVTGADAAAMGMVAKALPRDEVLPEALRVADVLATGSQPAIGLTKRALNNWLRAAGPTFDQSAAYEMLTFMGPDVVEGYTALREKRPPQFPSASG, encoded by the coding sequence ATGAGCTTCGAGGACTACCAGCAGCTGACGTTCGACCGCCGCGACAACGGCGTCCTGCTGATCACCATCGACCGGCCCGAGAAGTACAACGCCGCGGACGAGGGGATGCACACCGAGCTCGCCACCGTCTGGCAGGACGTCGCTCGTGACCCGTCGGTGCGCGTGGCCGTGATCACCGGGGCCGGCAAGGCCTTCTCCGCCGGCGGCGACCTCGCGATGGTCGAGCGGATGGCCGGCGACTACGACCGGGTGTCGCACATGCTCGCGGAGATGAGCGACCTGGTCTACAACATCATCAACTGCCCGAAGCCGATCGTCTCGGCGATCAACGGGGTAGCCGTCGGGGCGGGCACGGTCGCCGCGCTGCTGGCCGACGTGGCGATCGCCGCCGAGGACGCGCGCATCGGTGACGGGCACGTCAAGCTCGGGGTGGCCGCCGGTGACCACGCGGCCATCATCTGGCCGCTGCTGGCCGGGATCGCGCGCGCGAAGTACTACCTGATGACCGGCGAGATGGTGACCGGCGCGGACGCGGCGGCGATGGGCATGGTCGCGAAGGCGCTGCCGCGGGACGAGGTGCTGCCGGAGGCGCTGCGCGTCGCCGACGTGCTGGCCACCGGGTCGCAACCGGCGATCGGGCTGACGAAGCGGGCGCTGAACAACTGGCTGCGCGCCGCGGGACCGACCTTCGACCAGTCGGCGGCGTACGAGATGCTCACGTTCATGGGGCCGGACGTCGTGGAGGGCTACACCGCGCTGCGGGAGAAGCGGCCGCCGCAGTTCCCCTCGGCGTCGGGATGA
- a CDS encoding transglutaminase-like domain-containing protein → MIDPHSPRCTGATEFVDSDHPVVVEYAEQVCAAAGATTDRAKAVALFNAVRDGWRYDPYDVSYDPADYRASAVLASSANWCVPKSVLLTALCRAAGIPAALGFSDVKNHLQSEKLLAQMGTDLFVYHGYSLIWLDGRWRKASSAFNKELCERFGTKVLEFNGVDDALMHPYDESGNRHMQYINHRGDYDDLPLDDIFATFDEVYGERLRTGEGAR, encoded by the coding sequence GTGATCGATCCACACAGCCCCAGGTGCACCGGAGCCACCGAGTTCGTCGACTCCGACCACCCGGTGGTCGTCGAGTACGCCGAGCAGGTCTGCGCCGCCGCCGGCGCGACCACCGACCGCGCCAAGGCCGTCGCGCTGTTCAACGCGGTGCGTGACGGCTGGCGCTACGACCCCTACGACGTCTCCTACGATCCCGCCGACTACCGCGCCAGCGCGGTCCTGGCGTCGTCCGCGAACTGGTGCGTCCCGAAGTCGGTGCTGCTGACCGCGCTCTGCCGCGCGGCCGGGATCCCGGCGGCGCTGGGATTCTCCGACGTGAAGAATCACCTGCAGAGCGAGAAGCTGCTAGCGCAGATGGGCACCGACCTGTTCGTCTACCACGGCTACTCGCTGATCTGGCTCGACGGACGCTGGCGCAAGGCGAGCTCGGCGTTCAACAAGGAGCTCTGCGAGCGGTTCGGCACGAAGGTGCTCGAGTTCAACGGCGTGGACGACGCCCTCATGCACCCCTACGACGAATCAGGAAACCGGCACATGCAGTACATCAATCACCGGGGCGACTACGACGACCTGCCCCTCGACGACATCTTCGCGACCTTCGACGAGGTGTACGGCGAGCGGCTGCGCACCGGAGAGGGCGCCCGATGA
- a CDS encoding CinA family protein — MSRHEDHTSLAEKLSEIARAAKLTVAVAESLTSGRIASALGASSSSSEWFLGGVVAYSRKVKHEVLGVPPGPVVSEEAARAMAEGVRDLTGADLGASATGAGGPEGQDDQPPGTVFIAVADGGRTHVRELHLDGEPADVLGRTTTAVLEALIASSTTE; from the coding sequence ATGAGCCGGCACGAGGACCACACGTCGCTCGCCGAGAAGCTCTCCGAGATCGCCCGGGCGGCGAAGCTGACGGTCGCGGTCGCCGAGTCGCTCACCAGCGGGCGGATCGCGTCGGCGCTCGGCGCGTCGTCCAGCTCCTCCGAGTGGTTCCTCGGCGGCGTCGTCGCGTACTCGCGGAAGGTCAAGCACGAGGTCCTCGGCGTCCCGCCGGGGCCGGTCGTGTCCGAGGAGGCGGCCCGCGCGATGGCCGAGGGCGTCCGTGACCTGACCGGCGCCGACCTCGGCGCGTCGGCCACCGGCGCCGGCGGTCCCGAGGGCCAGGACGACCAACCGCCCGGCACGGTGTTCATCGCAGTCGCGGACGGCGGGCGGACGCACGTGCGCGAGCTGCACCTCGACGGTGAGCCCGCCGACGTCCTCGGCCGCACGACCACCGCCGTGCTCGAGGCGCTGATCGCCTCGAGCACGACGGAGTAG
- a CDS encoding acyclic terpene utilization AtuA family protein yields the protein MGAPADRPIRIGSFSGYLGDRFTGLAESVTGDPVDVVIGDYLAEFTLAQLAAVRKAGQPGYVEFFVEQVRPNLADIAERGIRVVTNAGGFDPAALAAELRRMCAEDGHDLTVAHIEGDNVLEKVAGLTAAGARFQNLDSGRPLSEWGHEPVAANAYLGGWGIARALAEGADIVICGRVTDASLICGSAAWWHSWAIDDWDRLARAVVAGHIIECGAHATGGNFAGFRAIPSMIEPGFPIAEIAADGTTVITKHERDAGAVVPDTVTAQLLYELQGVRYLNPDVTVHLDDVRLSKVGKDRVQIDGVVGSPPPETTKVAMFAPVGYKITNTVYATSPDVAGKVELMRAQVGHGKPAGIQLDVTPLGVAAEDPQNQWEATVAVRFMAVAKTRQELEEFDLARRLGALYLQSIPGFFNDALTPFNKKPSPQIDYWPALLPMADVEHVVVHADGRREAIEVPPVEREPAGQPVHPEPHQPSYDGDTVTVELGRLVYARAGDKGGNSNVGVWSRDPEVWPWLRSALSTDELRRLIPDAKDLDIVRHEMEGIQAVHFVLRGLLGTGGSSNTRVDQIGKAIGEYLRSRHVVVPADVGRRQVLEVTAADVEG from the coding sequence GTGGGCGCCCCGGCAGACCGGCCGATCCGGATCGGAAGCTTCTCGGGCTACCTCGGCGACCGGTTCACCGGCCTCGCGGAGTCGGTGACCGGCGACCCGGTCGACGTGGTGATCGGCGACTACCTCGCCGAGTTCACGCTCGCCCAGCTGGCGGCGGTCCGCAAGGCCGGCCAGCCGGGGTACGTCGAGTTCTTCGTCGAGCAGGTCCGCCCGAACCTGGCGGACATCGCCGAGCGCGGCATCCGGGTCGTCACGAACGCGGGCGGGTTCGATCCCGCGGCGCTCGCGGCCGAGCTGCGCAGGATGTGCGCCGAGGACGGCCACGACCTGACGGTCGCGCACATCGAGGGCGACAACGTGCTGGAGAAGGTCGCCGGTCTCACGGCAGCCGGCGCGCGGTTCCAGAACCTGGACTCGGGCCGCCCGCTGTCGGAGTGGGGCCACGAGCCGGTCGCGGCCAACGCGTACCTCGGCGGGTGGGGCATCGCGCGGGCGCTCGCCGAGGGCGCCGACATCGTGATCTGCGGCCGGGTGACCGACGCGTCGCTGATCTGCGGGTCCGCGGCGTGGTGGCACTCGTGGGCGATCGACGACTGGGATCGGCTCGCGCGGGCGGTCGTGGCCGGGCACATCATCGAGTGCGGGGCGCACGCCACCGGTGGCAACTTCGCCGGCTTCCGGGCGATCCCGTCGATGATCGAGCCCGGCTTCCCGATCGCGGAGATCGCCGCCGACGGCACCACCGTGATCACCAAGCACGAGCGGGACGCCGGCGCGGTCGTCCCCGACACGGTGACCGCGCAGCTGCTGTACGAGCTGCAGGGCGTGCGCTACCTGAACCCCGACGTCACCGTGCACCTCGACGACGTGCGGCTGAGCAAGGTGGGCAAGGACCGGGTGCAGATCGACGGCGTCGTCGGCTCGCCGCCGCCGGAGACCACGAAGGTCGCGATGTTCGCGCCGGTGGGCTACAAGATCACCAACACGGTGTACGCGACGTCTCCGGACGTCGCCGGCAAGGTGGAGCTGATGCGTGCCCAGGTCGGGCACGGCAAGCCGGCCGGGATCCAGCTGGACGTCACGCCCCTCGGCGTGGCGGCGGAGGACCCGCAGAACCAGTGGGAGGCGACCGTCGCGGTCCGCTTCATGGCGGTCGCGAAGACCCGCCAGGAGCTCGAGGAGTTCGACCTCGCGCGGCGGCTCGGCGCGCTGTACCTGCAGAGCATCCCGGGCTTCTTCAACGACGCCCTGACGCCGTTCAACAAGAAGCCGTCGCCGCAGATCGACTACTGGCCGGCGCTGCTGCCGATGGCGGACGTCGAGCACGTCGTCGTGCACGCCGACGGCCGGCGGGAGGCGATCGAGGTGCCGCCGGTCGAGCGGGAGCCGGCGGGCCAGCCGGTGCATCCCGAGCCGCACCAGCCGTCGTACGACGGGGACACGGTCACCGTCGAGCTGGGCCGGCTGGTGTACGCGCGGGCCGGCGACAAGGGCGGCAACAGCAACGTCGGCGTGTGGTCGCGCGACCCGGAGGTGTGGCCGTGGCTGCGGTCGGCCCTGTCGACCGACGAGCTGCGGCGGCTGATCCCCGACGCGAAGGATCTCGACATCGTGCGGCACGAGATGGAGGGCATCCAGGCGGTGCACTTCGTGCTGCGGGGGCTGCTGGGCACCGGCGGCTCGTCGAACACCCGCGTCGACCAGATCGGCAAGGCGATCGGCGAGTACCTGCGCTCGCGGCACGTGGTCGTCCCGGCCGATGTCGGGCGGCGGCAGGTTCTCGAGGTCACCGCGGCCGACGTGGAGGGCTGA
- a CDS encoding acyl-CoA dehydrogenase family protein: MTQQTPSMDPMDELNDLRMSPEALPLLEHVKRFIKETVDPMYEEYVKLGEGHTDRWTFAPGQLEALQKAKDKAKEEGLWNFFLPDADTGEGLSNLDYAYIATELGKSPLASEAMNCAAPDTGNMEVLERVGTPEQKQQWLQPLLDGEIRSAYVMTEPAVASSDAKNIEMGAVLENGEWVINGEKFYISGAGDPRCKIMIVMVKTNNDGPKGKNHSQILVPMDTPGVEILGPMKVFGDDHAPRGHMHMRFTNVRVPESNMLLGEGRGFEISQLRLGPGRIHHCMRTIGKAEVALDLMVKRGNSRTAFGQPLAKLGGNLEKISRARIEIESMRLMVLKAAKAMDVLGNKEARVWISMVKAVVPEKTCQIIDQAIQIHGAAGISHWFPLTELYADVRHLRFADGPDEVHHMVVGRHELAQH, translated from the coding sequence ATGACCCAGCAGACCCCCAGCATGGATCCCATGGACGAGCTCAACGACTTGCGCATGTCGCCGGAGGCGTTGCCGCTGCTCGAGCACGTGAAGCGGTTCATCAAGGAGACCGTGGATCCGATGTACGAGGAGTACGTCAAGCTCGGGGAGGGCCACACCGACCGGTGGACCTTCGCCCCCGGCCAGCTCGAGGCGCTGCAGAAGGCGAAGGACAAGGCCAAGGAGGAGGGCCTGTGGAACTTCTTCCTGCCGGACGCCGACACCGGTGAGGGCCTGTCGAACCTCGACTACGCCTACATCGCGACCGAGCTGGGCAAGAGCCCGCTGGCCTCCGAGGCGATGAACTGCGCCGCCCCCGACACGGGCAACATGGAGGTCCTGGAGCGGGTCGGGACGCCGGAGCAGAAGCAGCAGTGGCTGCAGCCGCTGCTGGACGGCGAGATCCGCTCGGCGTACGTCATGACCGAGCCGGCGGTGGCGTCCTCCGACGCCAAGAACATCGAGATGGGCGCCGTCCTGGAGAACGGCGAGTGGGTCATCAACGGCGAGAAGTTCTACATCTCCGGTGCCGGCGACCCGCGCTGCAAGATCATGATCGTGATGGTCAAGACGAACAACGACGGCCCGAAGGGCAAGAACCACTCGCAGATCCTGGTCCCGATGGACACGCCCGGCGTGGAGATCCTCGGCCCGATGAAGGTCTTCGGCGACGACCACGCGCCGCGGGGCCACATGCACATGCGCTTCACCAACGTCCGCGTGCCGGAGTCGAACATGCTGCTCGGCGAGGGCCGTGGCTTCGAGATCTCCCAGCTGCGCCTCGGCCCGGGCCGCATCCACCACTGCATGCGCACCATCGGCAAGGCCGAGGTCGCCCTGGATCTGATGGTCAAGCGCGGCAACTCCCGCACCGCGTTCGGTCAGCCGCTGGCCAAGCTCGGCGGCAACCTCGAGAAGATCTCGCGGGCCCGGATCGAGATCGAGTCGATGCGCCTGATGGTGCTCAAGGCCGCCAAGGCGATGGACGTGCTCGGCAACAAGGAGGCGCGGGTCTGGATCTCGATGGTCAAGGCCGTCGTCCCGGAGAAGACCTGCCAGATCATCGACCAGGCGATCCAGATCCACGGCGCCGCCGGCATCTCGCACTGGTTCCCGCTGACCGAGCTGTACGCCGACGTCCGCCACCTGCGGTTCGCCGACGGCCCCGACGAGGTGCACCACATGGTCGTCGGCCGGCACGAGCTGGCGCAGCACTAG
- a CDS encoding gluconokinase, giving the protein MQPTVVVMGVSGCGKTTVGRQVAERLGIPFADADDFHPRANVLKMAAGHPLTDEDRRPWLEECGRWLAQHAGTGCVLACSALKVAYRDRLRRDVPEAVFVHLDGPEDVIARRVAARRGHFMPATLVRSQYDALERLTAGEHGVVVSFDQPLSAIVRAVLAQLRPA; this is encoded by the coding sequence ATGCAGCCGACGGTGGTGGTGATGGGCGTGAGCGGGTGCGGCAAGACGACGGTCGGCAGGCAGGTCGCCGAGCGGCTCGGCATCCCCTTCGCCGACGCGGACGACTTCCACCCGCGCGCCAACGTGCTGAAGATGGCGGCCGGCCACCCGCTGACCGACGAGGACCGCCGGCCGTGGCTGGAGGAGTGCGGCCGCTGGCTGGCGCAGCACGCCGGCACCGGGTGCGTGCTCGCCTGCTCGGCGCTGAAGGTGGCCTACCGTGACCGCCTCCGGCGGGATGTGCCGGAGGCGGTGTTCGTGCACCTCGACGGGCCGGAGGACGTCATCGCGCGGCGGGTGGCGGCCCGGCGGGGGCACTTCATGCCGGCCACCCTGGTGCGGTCGCAGTACGACGCGCTCGAGCGGCTGACGGCTGGGGAGCACGGCGTCGTGGTCTCGTTCGACCAGCCGCTGAGCGCGATCGTGCGCGCCGTGCTCGCCCAGCTGCGCCCGGCCTAG